DNA from Candidatus Auribacterota bacterium:
CCCCGGCGCTATGGCGAAGGAAAAAGCGCTGAAAAACTCACGTTATGAAGGGCTTCGTGACCTTTCTCGTGTTTCAGAATATACTATACTGCACAGGTACGGATATGGATTGCGCGCTGATTAAAAAACTTGTCGTCGGCCCCCTTCAGGCAAACTGCTATCTCATGAGCGATCCGGCGACGCGTGAGACGGCGATCATCGACCCCGGGGGAGATGCGCGGGAAATTGCCCGCTGCATAGAAGGCGGCGGTTTAAAACCCGTCGTGATTATCAATACGCATGCCCATCCTGACCATGTTGCGGCAAACGCGGAGATAAAGAAACGCTATAAGATCCAGCTATTACTGCACGAGGATGACGCGCCGGTGCTTGCCCAGTCCGGCATGCTCAGCAAGCTTATCGGCCTCTTCCTCGAGCCATCCCCCCCTCCCGACAGATTGCTCCATGGCGGGGATGAGATCAAGATAGGAAAGCTCTCGCTCAAGGTGATTCACACGCCGGGCCATTCTGCGGGGAGCATCTGCCTCTGGTATGAGGGGAAAGGGGAAGAGCCCCCCGTGCTTTTCAGTGGAGACACCGTCTTCGAGGATTCGGTGGGCAGAACGGATCTTCCGGGTGGATCGTACCAGGCCCTTATGGATTCGATCCGGACACGGATTATGCCGCTTCCTGATCGGGCGCGCTTACTCCCCGGCCACGGCCCCGAGACAACGCTGCGGCGGGAAAAACGATGCAATCCGTTTTTTAATATGAAGATCTCATCCCAATAAGTTGATATGGGGGGAGCATCCTTAAGATGAAACTTGATGTATGGCAACGAGATCATGGTAGAGAGAAACACATATAGTCTCCCCTCCCTCTGATGGGAGGGGTAAGGGGAGGGTGCACCAGCAGTGAACATCCCCGCCTTTGCCTCCCCACCTTGGAAGGGGAGGGAGTTAAGCGAATAGGAGCTACACATAGTAGGTTCTCCCCTTGAAGACCACCAACTTTTTCGGAGCGGAACAAAATATCTGATCCGCGCCCTGTGGTGAGTCGCGCGCGGCAGCGGAGGCGAGGAATGCAGGTCCTCCTGGATGAGTTCATGAACTACCTGAATGTGGAGCGGGGATTATCGCCCCACACCCTTGACGCGTACAGGAGGGATCTCGCGAGGTTTATCAAATTCCTGAATGCCCGTGGGGTGAAATCACTTGATGACGCGACGCGTGATGCGATTGGCGCGTATTTCATGGCTGAGAAGTCACGGGGCATTTCTTCCACCTCGCTCTCCCGCAACCTTGCGGCAATAAAGGTATTTTTCCGCTTCCTCGCCTCGAACCGCTTCGTGCGTTCGGATATCACCGATGTCATAGAGTCTCCGAAAATATGGAAGCATCTGCCGGAGGTGATGTCCATTGCCGAAGTGGAACAGTTGCTCAACAGCCCCCGCCCCGCGACGCACTACGGCAGGCGGGACAGGGCCCTGCTCGAGCTCATGTATGCCACCGGTGTGAGGGTCTCGGAGGCGGCGAACCTCAAGGTCGCTGATGTCAACCTCGAGGTGGGGTATATCCGGTGCATGGGGAAAGGGTCAAAGGAGAGGATTATCCCTCTGGGGCGGATGGCCAGGAAGGCCCTGGACAGCTACCTCAAGTTGACGAGGCCGCATTTTCTGCGCCTGAGAGCC
Protein-coding regions in this window:
- a CDS encoding MBL fold metallo-hydrolase, which produces MTFLVFQNILYCTGTDMDCALIKKLVVGPLQANCYLMSDPATRETAIIDPGGDAREIARCIEGGGLKPVVIINTHAHPDHVAANAEIKKRYKIQLLLHEDDAPVLAQSGMLSKLIGLFLEPSPPPDRLLHGGDEIKIGKLSLKVIHTPGHSAGSICLWYEGKGEEPPVLFSGDTVFEDSVGRTDLPGGSYQALMDSIRTRIMPLPDRARLLPGHGPETTLRREKRCNPFFNMKISSQ
- the xerD gene encoding site-specific tyrosine recombinase XerD, which codes for MQVLLDEFMNYLNVERGLSPHTLDAYRRDLARFIKFLNARGVKSLDDATRDAIGAYFMAEKSRGISSTSLSRNLAAIKVFFRFLASNRFVRSDITDVIESPKIWKHLPEVMSIAEVEQLLNSPRPATHYGRRDRALLELMYATGVRVSEAANLKVADVNLEVGYIRCMGKGSKERIIPLGRMARKALDSYLKLTRPHFLRLRASEALLLTRQGKPFTRQGLWKIIKGYAKRAKLQKRITPHTLRHSFATHLLSGGADLRVIQEMLGHADISTTQTYTHVDKDRLKSIHKKFHPRG